Genomic window (Chryseobacterium bernardetii):
TGTACCGGGCTGAAATAGGTAGGTGCTGCTGAAGTAGCTCTGCAGACGTCTTTTACATAGAAATTATCTGTGCTAAGATGTGCTTCAGATGAATTGAAAAGTTTAGCTCTTCTGTTCTCTATATCATAACTTGTTATTAAACATGGTTTTATTAATTCCTTTAATTCTAAATTTCCAAAAAAGTCGTTCAGGTTTTTCTCAAGAGCTTCCTGAGAAATTCTTTCATTCAATAATCCAAATGGATTAACCAGTTTTTCCCAAAAGGAAACCTGGAAGATATCGCCGCCCTTTTCAGCATACAATTCCAATCCTTTCTGGATAGAATATTTTGCTTTACGGACTTCATCGGGACATAGAATAATAGAAGCAATCAGTCCTCCTGTGCTGCTGCCTGCCACCAGATCAAAATAATCCCCAAGCTTAGCACTCGGTTTATCATAATACTGGAGCTGTTCTTCTATGTAGCGCAGAATAATACAGGTAATAATTCCCCTTATTCCGCCTCCGTCCAAAGAAAGAATGGTTGTCTTTTTCATGTTATTTTGTTACTTATTTTTTAAAAGAATACTTTGCAACGTATCCTACGGAACCCATAATTTGATAAGAAAAAAATGATTGAATCCCATGTCCGGATCTTGTTGTTTTTTGTTGTTTTCTTGCAGAACAAAGGTAGGGTGGGGAAGCGACAGAACTTGACGTATTATATTTAATTTGAATAAAAAGAATTAAAAAACAACATAATTCTGCTGGTCTCTCTGCATCTTTAAAAGCCTTTTCCAATGGGTTTTTGCGGCCTTTTTCTTTAACGGGATTGTCTTTCTTTCAAAGTGAGGGAGATCTTTAAATGTTTTCCAGTTTCCTCCCCAGTCCCAGCCATGTTTTGCAAAAATCTTCACACATTCATACCAGTCTGCAACCTTATCATTATCCCAGTCTTTTACAGTGTCCCAGCTGGCTGTT
Coding sequences:
- a CDS encoding patatin-like phospholipase family protein; the protein is MKKTTILSLDGGGIRGIITCIILRYIEEQLQYYDKPSAKLGDYFDLVAGSSTGGLIASIILCPDEVRKAKYSIQKGLELYAEKGGDIFQVSFWEKLVNPFGLLNERISQEALEKNLNDFFGNLELKELIKPCLITSYDIENRRAKLFNSSEAHLSTDNFYVKDVCRATSAAPTYFSPVQIKSMYGQIFSLIDGGMFANNPALCAYAEARKIPFAEVLKNHQKANHPGVNDMILISIGTGIEARPYSFKRLEKAGKIGWVSPIIDILMSANAETVDYQLSQMFQTLGLRNQKNYYRLNPSLKNASPAMDNVRRSNIENLIQAGLSYIDDHRDTLNQIVQKLIKNKI